A region from the Carassius carassius chromosome 33, fCarCar2.1, whole genome shotgun sequence genome encodes:
- the LOC132113789 gene encoding uncharacterized protein LOC132113789, translating into MKNAKEMCRKYATNHYHLAMHVFGALTTASTLKELDDMVQSATVVFSSPCCGASVEKHFKNLQSWLQKKGTPLDETTKSRGDAEDLKDITGSNRFAKCCNAIISNAPLDKHGEVNVYQCKGLIDHLKKYVLPFAGLWTGIMLGDLGRHGTGPQYKQCSRRYNALRKLTRQNITQDNKTQGVMEKSQWDLKHIRFTSGRLTRLDDFVAQYRISHTALLKEYEDSKEFSEGRLEYFGKDYNRRITCSVSFHSML; encoded by the exons ATGAAGAATGCAAAGGAAATGTGCAGAAAGTA TGCAACAAACCACTACCACCTGGCAATGCATGTCTTTGGTGCCCTCACAACTGCAAGCACTTTAAAAGAACTGGATGACATGGTTCAAAGTGCTACAGTTGTCTTCTCCAGTCCATGCTGTGGTGCAAGTGTTGAGAAGCACTTCAAGAACCTGCAATCGTGGCTGCAGAAAAAAGGGACTCCATTGGATGAGACTACCAAGTCTAGGGGTGATGCAGAGGACTTGAAG GATATTACAGGAAGCAACAGATTTGCAAAATGTTGCAATGCAATTATTTCTAATGCCCCACTGGACAAGCATGGAGAGGTCAATGTGTACCAATGCAAAGGGCTTATTGATCACCTCAAGAAATACGTTCTGCCATTTGCTGGATTATGGACCGGGATAATGCTAG gtGACCTTGGACGACATGGGACAGGACCACAGTATAAGCAGTGCTCCAGGAGATACAATGCCCTGAGAAAGCTTACAAGACAA AACATTACACAGGACAACAAAACTCAAGGAGTAATGGAAAAGAGTCAGTGGGACTTGAAACATATTCGTTTTACTTCTGGCCGGCTCACCAGGCTTGATGACTTTGTAGCCCAGTATCGGATTAGCCACACTGCACTCCTGAAGGAGTATGAGGACTCGAAAGAGTTTTCCGAAGGAAGGTTAGAATATTTTGGAAAGGACTATAACAGGAGAATTACATGTAGTGTGTCATTCCATTCTATGCTTTGA